The SAR202 cluster bacterium genomic sequence CATCTGCATAGCTTTAGTAATTTTTGCTGTACTTTGAACGCTTCTAATTCTTCTTCTAATTGTTCTTACATTTGCCATATGATTCCTACTGTATATTAAGCTAGATTGACTTTATTAAATGCCTCAATAGCTTCCTTAAGTTTAGTTTCAGTTTCTTCATCTATATCTGCATTTGTGGTAATGCTTTCTAAAATATCATTATGACTAGCTGCCATAAATGCGAGAAAATCATTTTCCCATTTTTTAACTGTGTCAACCGGAACTTGATCCATAAATCCGTTAATTGCAGCATATAAAACCACTACTTGGTTGTTCATTGCCAGTGGCACATATTGTGGTTGCTTTAATACTTCACTAATCCTTTGTCCTCGTTCTAATCTTGTTCTTGTAGCATCATCAAGATCATCTGTACCAAATTGAGCAAATGTTACTAATTCTCTATATTGAGCTAAATCAAGTCTTAATTGTCCTGCAACTTTACGCATAGCTCTTGTTTGAGCTGAACCGCCTACTCTTGAAACAGACAAACCTACGTTTACGGCTGGTCTAGTTCCGGAGTTAAACAAATCAGTTTCAAGATAAATTTGCCCATCAGTAATAGAAATAACGTTTGTTGGAATATATGCAGAAACGTCACCTGCTTGAGTTTCAATAATTGGTAAAGCTGTAATCGAACCTCCCCCTAATTCGGGGCTAAGTCGTGCTGCCCGTTCTAACAAACGACTGTGTAAATAAAAAACGTCACCAGGATATGCCTCACGACCTGGAGGTCTCTTTAATAATAAGGAAAGTTGACGATAAGCCCAAGCATGTTTTGATAGATCATCATAAATAATCAAAACATCTTTCCCCTGGTCCATAAAGTATTCGCCAATTGCACAGCCAGTATAAGGCGCAAGATATTGAAGTGCTACAGGGTCAGAAGCATTTGCTGCTACAACTATAGTATGATCCATAGCACCGTACTCTTCTAACTGAGCAACAGTAGCTGCTACTTTAGCAACACGCTGACCAATAGAAACATATATACAAATAAGGTCTCCACCTTTTTGATTAATT encodes the following:
- a CDS encoding F0F1 ATP synthase subunit alpha gives rise to the protein MTTRGQDIASVIKKQIEEYGSSASMVNVGVVTEVGDAIANIHGLSGVQLTELLEFPGGVIGMAMNLEEDSVSAVILGDDKEIAEGNEVRSTGRIAEVPVGDTVIGRVMNALGEPIDGRGAITSSESRPVEKVAPNVVSRQAVNTPMQTGIKAIDSMIPIGRGQRELIIGDRSTGKSAIAIDTIINQKGGDLICIYVSIGQRVAKVAATVAQLEEYGAMDHTIVVAANASDPVALQYLAPYTGCAIGEYFMDQGKDVLIIYDDLSKHAWAYRQLSLLLKRPPGREAYPGDVFYLHSRLLERAARLSPELGGGSITALPIIETQAGDVSAYIPTNVISITDGQIYLETDLFNSGTRPAVNVGLSVSRVGGSAQTRAMRKVAGQLRLDLAQYRELVTFAQFGTDDLDDATRTRLERGQRISEVLKQPQYVPLAMNNQVVVLYAAINGFMDQVPVDTVKKWENDFLAFMAASHNDILESITTNADIDEETETKLKEAIEAFNKVNLA